The following are from one region of the Mycolicibacterium helvum genome:
- the ettA gene encoding energy-dependent translational throttle protein EttA — MAEYIYTMRKVRKAHGDKVILDDVTLAFLPGAKIGVVGPNGAGKSSVLRIMAGLDQANNGDALLAPGATVGILMQEPKLDETKTVRENVEDGVAIKGKLNRYNEVAELMATDYTDELMDEMGKLQEELDAADAWDIDSQLEQAMDALRCPPPDEPVTHLSGGEKRRVALCKLLLSKPDLLLLDEPTNHLDAESVLWLEQHLADYKGAILAVTHDRYFLDNVAEWILELDRGRAYPYEGNYSTYLEKKADRLEVQGKKDQKLQRRLREELAWVRSGAKARQAKNKARLGRYEEMVAEAEKTRKLDFEEIQIPAPPRLGNVVVEVEHLDKGFDGRVLIKDLSFTLPRNGIVGVIGPNGVGKTTLFKTIVGLEEADSGSVRVGDTVKLSYVDQSRAGIDPKKTVWQVVSDGLDFIEVGQNEIPSRAYVSAFGFKGPDQQKPAGVLSGGERNRLNLALTLKVGGNLILLDEPTNDLDVETLSSLENALETFPGCAVVISHDRWFLDRTCTHILAWEGDDDNEAKWFWFEGNFGAYEENKLERLGADAARPHRVTHRRLTRD; from the coding sequence ATGGCGGAATACATCTACACCATGCGGAAGGTCCGCAAAGCGCACGGCGACAAGGTCATCCTCGACGACGTCACGCTGGCCTTCCTGCCCGGAGCCAAGATCGGCGTCGTCGGCCCCAACGGTGCCGGTAAGTCGAGCGTCCTGCGGATCATGGCCGGCCTGGACCAGGCCAACAACGGCGATGCGCTGCTAGCGCCCGGCGCCACCGTCGGCATCCTCATGCAGGAGCCGAAGCTGGACGAGACCAAGACTGTCCGCGAGAACGTCGAGGACGGCGTGGCGATCAAGGGCAAGCTCAACCGGTACAACGAGGTCGCCGAGCTGATGGCCACCGACTACACCGACGAGCTGATGGACGAGATGGGCAAGCTCCAGGAGGAGCTGGACGCCGCCGACGCCTGGGATATCGACTCCCAGTTGGAGCAGGCGATGGACGCGCTGCGCTGCCCGCCGCCCGACGAGCCGGTGACGCATCTGTCCGGTGGTGAGAAGCGTCGCGTCGCGCTGTGCAAGCTGCTGCTGTCCAAGCCCGACCTGCTGCTGCTCGACGAACCGACCAACCACCTCGACGCCGAGAGTGTGCTGTGGCTCGAACAGCACCTCGCCGACTACAAGGGCGCGATCCTGGCCGTCACCCACGACCGGTACTTCCTCGACAACGTCGCCGAATGGATCCTGGAGCTCGACCGCGGCCGCGCCTACCCGTACGAGGGCAACTACTCGACCTACCTGGAGAAGAAGGCCGACCGCCTCGAGGTGCAGGGCAAGAAGGACCAGAAGCTGCAGCGGCGGCTGCGTGAGGAACTCGCCTGGGTCCGCTCCGGGGCCAAGGCCCGACAGGCCAAGAACAAGGCCCGTCTCGGCCGTTACGAGGAGATGGTTGCCGAGGCGGAGAAGACCCGCAAGCTCGATTTCGAGGAGATCCAGATCCCGGCTCCGCCGCGACTGGGCAACGTCGTTGTCGAGGTCGAACACCTCGACAAGGGTTTCGATGGTCGCGTCCTGATCAAGGACCTGTCGTTCACCTTGCCCCGCAACGGCATCGTCGGCGTCATCGGTCCCAACGGTGTCGGTAAGACGACCCTGTTCAAGACGATCGTTGGGCTGGAAGAGGCCGACAGCGGCAGTGTGCGGGTCGGTGACACCGTGAAGCTCAGCTACGTCGACCAGAGCCGTGCCGGCATCGACCCGAAAAAGACTGTGTGGCAGGTGGTTTCGGACGGACTCGACTTCATCGAGGTCGGTCAGAACGAGATCCCATCGCGGGCCTACGTGTCGGCGTTCGGGTTCAAGGGACCCGACCAGCAGAAGCCGGCCGGGGTGCTCTCCGGTGGTGAACGCAACCGGCTCAACCTGGCGCTCACCCTGAAAGTGGGCGGCAACCTGATCCTGCTCGACGAGCCCACCAACGACCTCGACGTCGAGACGCTGTCCTCGCTGGAGAACGCGCTGGAGACCTTCCCCGGCTGCGCGGTGGTGATCAGCCACGACCGCTGGTTCCTGGACCGCACCTGCACGCACATCCTGGCGTGGGAGGGCGACGACGACAACGAAGCCAAGTGGTTCTGGTTTGAAGGAAACTTCGGGGCCTACGAGGAGAACAAACTCGAGCGATTGGGAGCCGACGCGGCCCGTC
- a CDS encoding single-stranded DNA-binding protein, giving the protein MFETHLTVVGRVVTDPRRRIVGGQELISFRVASNSRRRTGDGTWEPGNSLFITVNCWGKLVTGVGAGLYKGAPVIVVGDVFTSEYEDKEGVRRSSLEMRASAVGPDLSRAIIRFEQPQPRPAEPAVDEPEAEDPLESDAVDDAEETTDLPLSA; this is encoded by the coding sequence ATGTTCGAAACTCATCTGACTGTCGTCGGTCGCGTCGTGACCGACCCTCGCCGCCGGATCGTCGGCGGCCAGGAACTGATCAGCTTCCGGGTGGCCAGCAATTCCCGCCGCCGCACCGGTGACGGCACCTGGGAGCCCGGCAACTCGCTGTTCATCACCGTCAACTGCTGGGGCAAGCTGGTCACCGGCGTCGGCGCCGGCCTCTACAAGGGCGCCCCGGTTATCGTCGTCGGCGACGTCTTCACCAGCGAGTACGAGGACAAAGAGGGCGTGCGGCGCTCGTCGCTGGAAATGCGGGCCAGCGCGGTCGGCCCCGACTTGTCCCGTGCCATCATCCGCTTCGAGCAGCCTCAGCCCAGGCCGGCCGAACCCGCCGTCGACGAGCCCGAGGCCGAGGATCCCCTGGAATCCGACGCCGTCGACGACGCCGAGGAGACCACGGACCTCCCGTTGTCCGCGTAG
- a CDS encoding cytochrome c oxidase assembly protein has protein sequence MTAPADRRSAVWPVLWMVALLAGITAAGIGALSLADALTATGLPDPGPVTTLGLPFVRAAGEIAAVLAVGSFLFATFFVPPQDSGVLDVAGYRALKMGVAASGVWAVCAVLLIPLTVSDVSGQPLSDHLNPVQLWSVTSLVDTAGAWRWTAFLALAVAMAGRAVLRWSWTPFLLAGSLITLVPLGLTGHSSAGGAHDIATNSLLIHLLAGALWAGGLLALLAHALRGGEHAGLAARRFSAVAFWCFIAMALSGVINAFVRMRLSDLFATEYGWLVVAKIVALCSLGVIGWRQRRGPVAALQADPQARGLLIRLASVEALVFGLTFGIAVGLGRTPPPAPLDANPSPADVAIGYDFAGPPTVARILLDWRFDLAFGTAAIVLAAVYVAGVIRLRRRGDAWPVGRTVAWLLGCAVLLFTTSSGLGRYMPAMFSMHMAAHMLLSMLVPVLLVLGAPVTLALRALPTAGKGNPPGPREWLLDALHSRWSRFFTHPVVATIVFVAGFYGLYFGGIFDAAVSDHGAHVLMNLHFLMSGYLFYWVVIGVDPTPRPLPPVAKIAMVFASLPLHAFFGVVMMGMPRVLGESFYRSLRLSWHTDLIGDQHLGGGIAWAAGEIPLVVVMIALLVQWSRSDRRTAKRLDRAADRDDDADLAAYNAMLAEMARRDASGSNH, from the coding sequence ATGACCGCACCCGCCGACCGCCGCAGCGCGGTATGGCCGGTGTTATGGATGGTGGCGCTGCTCGCAGGGATCACCGCCGCTGGCATCGGGGCTCTGTCGTTGGCTGACGCCCTGACCGCCACCGGGCTGCCCGACCCCGGGCCGGTCACCACGTTGGGTCTGCCGTTCGTGCGCGCCGCCGGTGAGATCGCGGCGGTTCTGGCGGTCGGCTCGTTCCTGTTCGCGACATTCTTCGTCCCGCCGCAGGACAGCGGGGTCCTCGATGTCGCCGGCTACCGTGCGCTGAAGATGGGCGTCGCCGCCTCGGGGGTGTGGGCGGTGTGCGCTGTCCTGCTGATTCCGCTGACCGTCTCCGATGTTTCCGGTCAGCCACTGAGTGACCACCTCAACCCAGTCCAGCTGTGGTCGGTGACTAGCCTGGTCGATACCGCCGGGGCGTGGCGGTGGACGGCGTTTCTGGCGCTGGCGGTGGCGATGGCGGGCCGTGCGGTGCTGCGCTGGTCATGGACGCCGTTCCTGCTGGCCGGCTCGCTGATCACGCTCGTCCCGTTGGGCCTCACCGGGCACTCGTCGGCGGGCGGCGCGCACGATATCGCCACCAACAGCCTGTTGATCCACTTGCTGGCCGGGGCGTTGTGGGCGGGCGGGCTGCTGGCCCTGCTGGCCCATGCGCTCCGCGGCGGCGAGCATGCCGGCCTGGCGGCGCGACGCTTCTCGGCGGTGGCGTTCTGGTGCTTCATCGCGATGGCGCTCTCCGGTGTGATCAACGCCTTCGTCCGGATGCGGTTGTCCGACCTGTTCGCCACCGAGTACGGCTGGCTGGTGGTGGCCAAGATCGTCGCGCTGTGTTCCCTGGGCGTCATCGGGTGGCGGCAACGCCGCGGGCCGGTGGCCGCCCTGCAGGCCGACCCGCAGGCGCGCGGCCTGCTGATCCGGCTGGCCTCCGTCGAGGCGCTGGTGTTCGGTCTCACGTTCGGCATCGCGGTCGGCTTGGGCCGCACCCCGCCGCCCGCGCCACTGGACGCGAACCCATCCCCGGCCGACGTGGCGATCGGCTACGACTTCGCCGGTCCACCGACGGTCGCGCGGATCCTGCTGGACTGGCGTTTCGACCTGGCCTTCGGCACGGCCGCGATCGTCCTCGCGGCGGTGTACGTGGCCGGGGTGATCCGGCTACGCCGCCGCGGTGACGCCTGGCCGGTGGGTCGGACCGTGGCCTGGCTGCTGGGTTGTGCGGTGCTGCTGTTCACCACGTCGTCGGGCCTGGGGCGCTACATGCCGGCGATGTTCAGCATGCACATGGCGGCGCACATGCTGCTGTCGATGCTGGTGCCGGTCCTGTTGGTGCTGGGCGCGCCGGTCACCCTGGCACTGCGGGCGCTGCCGACGGCGGGCAAGGGCAACCCGCCCGGGCCGCGGGAGTGGCTGCTCGACGCCCTGCACAGCAGGTGGTCGCGGTTCTTCACCCATCCGGTCGTGGCCACCATCGTGTTCGTCGCCGGGTTCTACGGCCTGTACTTCGGTGGCATCTTCGACGCGGCGGTCAGCGATCACGGCGCACATGTGCTGATGAACCTGCACTTCCTGATGAGCGGCTACCTGTTCTACTGGGTCGTCATCGGCGTCGACCCCACCCCGCGGCCGTTGCCGCCGGTGGCCAAGATCGCGATGGTGTTCGCCTCGCTGCCGCTGCACGCATTCTTCGGCGTGGTGATGATGGGCATGCCGCGGGTACTGGGGGAGAGCTTCTACCGGTCGCTGCGGCTGAGCTGGCACACCGACCTGATCGGTGATCAGCATCTTGGCGGTGGAATCGCTTGGGCGGCAGGCGAAATCCCGCTCGTGGTGGTGATGATCGCGCTGCTGGTCCAGTGGAGTCGCAGCGACCGGCGCACGGCCAAGCGGCTTGATCGCGCCGCCGACCGCGACGACGACGCAGACCTGGCCGCCTACAACGCGATGCTGGCCGAGATGGCCCGCCGCGATGCCAGCGGCAGCAATCACTGA
- a CDS encoding glycerol-3-phosphate 1-O-acyltransferase codes for MTHTDHLTDFSTTDDALVLASVSSKAEFELLNDWLHAQRRAHPDTKVEVLRLPAGDPPPGVVAQLVEELGVGEDRLVVPVRVFWVPGGLPTRVKIVGLLSGRDTYRPPELLQRNILRKDPSRARIVAGEPAKVSELRQLWQENTVGDRPRDFARFVLRRAALAVERMELRLLGPEYKSPRLITDELMASSRFMEGLEQIPGATPVKAEEMLNELATGWSRFSVDLIPNLGRAIFSRGFDPRIDYDAMEIESMRRGLEDHPAVLLWSHRSYLDGVIVPVAMQENKLPPAHTFAGINLSFGFMGPLMRRSGVIFLRRKLDDPLYKYVLRQFVGFIVQKRFNLSWSIEGTRSRTGKMLPPKLGLLAYVADAYLDGRSEDILLQPVSISFDQLHETTEYANYARGGEKTPESAEWLFNFIKAQGERNYGKIYVRFPDAVSMRQYLGEPGGPVASDEAAKRLAMQKMAFEVAWRILRVTPINATGLVSALLLTTRGRALTLSQLHHTLQDSLDYLERKQNPVTNSALRLRTPEGVRAAVDALSNGHPVTRVDGGHEPVWRIAPEHEHEAAFYRNTLIHAFLETAITELALAHAGRAPDGDRVAVFWDQAMRLRDLLKFDFYFADSAAFREHLAEEMSWQEDWEVQVAAGGDAVDNLLRAKRPLMSHAMLRPFLEAYEIVADVLCDAPTDIDEKDLTKLALGVGAQYAAQGRIRSNESVSALLFATARQVAADQHLLEPAPDLRQRREDFRHELRSILTDMIRIGRLSADQFAARELKLREQGA; via the coding sequence ATGACCCACACCGACCATCTGACCGACTTCAGCACTACCGACGATGCGCTGGTGCTGGCGTCGGTGTCCTCGAAGGCCGAGTTCGAACTGCTCAACGACTGGCTGCATGCCCAACGCCGCGCACACCCCGACACCAAGGTCGAGGTGCTGCGCCTACCTGCCGGCGATCCGCCGCCGGGGGTGGTGGCCCAGCTCGTCGAAGAGCTCGGGGTCGGGGAGGACCGGCTGGTCGTCCCGGTGCGGGTGTTCTGGGTTCCCGGCGGCCTGCCCACCCGGGTCAAGATTGTCGGCCTGCTCTCCGGTCGTGACACCTACCGACCGCCGGAACTCCTGCAGCGCAACATCCTTCGTAAGGACCCCTCCCGCGCCCGTATTGTCGCCGGTGAACCGGCCAAGGTGTCCGAGCTGCGTCAGCTGTGGCAGGAGAACACCGTCGGCGACAGGCCGCGCGACTTCGCACGCTTCGTGCTGCGCCGCGCGGCGCTGGCGGTCGAGCGGATGGAACTGCGCCTACTCGGGCCGGAATACAAGTCGCCCCGACTGATCACCGACGAGCTGATGGCGTCCTCGCGCTTCATGGAGGGCCTGGAGCAGATCCCCGGGGCCACCCCGGTCAAGGCCGAGGAGATGCTCAACGAGCTGGCCACCGGGTGGAGCAGGTTCTCCGTCGACCTGATCCCGAACCTCGGGCGCGCCATCTTCAGCCGGGGATTCGATCCCCGAATCGACTACGACGCCATGGAAATCGAGTCCATGCGGCGCGGGCTGGAGGACCATCCGGCAGTCTTGTTGTGGTCGCACCGGTCCTACCTCGACGGCGTGATCGTCCCGGTGGCCATGCAGGAGAACAAGCTGCCCCCGGCGCATACGTTCGCCGGGATCAACCTGTCCTTCGGGTTCATGGGGCCGCTGATGCGCCGCTCGGGTGTCATCTTCCTGCGCCGCAAGCTCGATGATCCGCTCTACAAGTATGTGCTGCGCCAGTTCGTCGGGTTCATCGTGCAGAAGCGGTTCAACCTCAGCTGGTCGATCGAGGGAACCCGGTCGCGAACCGGAAAGATGTTGCCGCCCAAGCTCGGTCTGCTCGCCTACGTCGCCGACGCCTATCTGGACGGTCGTAGCGAGGATATCCTGCTGCAGCCGGTGTCGATCAGCTTCGACCAGCTGCACGAAACCACCGAGTACGCCAACTACGCCCGCGGTGGGGAGAAGACCCCGGAGAGCGCGGAGTGGTTGTTCAACTTCATCAAGGCGCAGGGGGAGCGCAACTACGGCAAAATCTATGTCCGCTTCCCCGACGCGGTGTCGATGCGGCAATACCTCGGCGAGCCGGGTGGGCCGGTCGCCTCGGATGAGGCCGCCAAACGTCTGGCCATGCAGAAGATGGCGTTCGAGGTGGCATGGCGGATCCTGCGGGTGACACCGATCAACGCCACCGGGCTGGTGTCGGCGTTACTGCTCACCACCCGCGGTCGTGCGCTGACGCTGAGCCAGCTGCACCACACCCTGCAGGACTCGCTGGATTACCTTGAACGCAAACAGAATCCGGTCACCAACAGCGCGCTGCGACTGCGCACCCCCGAAGGCGTGCGGGCCGCCGTCGACGCCCTGTCCAACGGCCATCCGGTCACCCGGGTAGACGGCGGGCACGAGCCGGTGTGGCGGATCGCCCCGGAGCACGAACACGAGGCGGCCTTCTACCGGAACACGCTGATTCACGCCTTCCTGGAGACCGCGATCACCGAGCTGGCGCTGGCCCACGCCGGGCGGGCGCCCGACGGTGACCGGGTCGCGGTGTTCTGGGACCAGGCGATGCGTTTGCGTGATCTGCTGAAGTTCGATTTTTACTTCGCCGATTCCGCGGCATTCCGCGAGCATCTCGCCGAGGAGATGTCGTGGCAAGAAGACTGGGAAGTACAGGTCGCCGCCGGCGGTGACGCCGTGGACAACCTGCTACGCGCCAAGCGGCCGCTGATGTCGCACGCCATGCTGCGGCCGTTCCTCGAGGCCTACGAGATCGTCGCCGACGTGCTGTGCGACGCGCCGACCGACATCGACGAGAAGGACCTGACCAAGCTGGCGCTGGGCGTGGGGGCGCAGTACGCGGCGCAGGGCCGGATCCGCAGCAACGAGTCGGTGTCGGCGTTGCTGTTCGCCACCGCGCGGCAGGTGGCCGCCGACCAGCACCTGCTGGAGCCGGCTCCCGACCTGCGGCAGCGGCGGGAGGACTTCCGCCACGAGCTGCGCAGCATCCTGACGGACATGATCCGCATCGGCAGGTTGTCCGCCGACCAGTTCGCCGCCCGCGAGCTGAAATTACGTGAGCAGGGCGCCTGA
- a CDS encoding HAD-IB family hydrolase/lysophospholipid acyltransferase family protein, giving the protein MSDKEMRLPGSVAEVMASPEGPQIGAFFDLDGTLVAGFTAVILTQERFRSRDMGIGELITMIAAGLNHQLGRLEFEELITKASQALRGRAISDLHEIGERMFVQKIENRIYPEMRELVHAHMERGHTVVLSSSALTIQVEPVANFLGIKNTLTNRFEVDENDVLTGDVVRPILWGPGKANAVQKFAADNDIDLKDSYFYADGDEDVALMYLVGNPRPTNPEGKMAAVARRRGWPILQFHSRGGGGLMGQVRTLLGVGALVPAATGAIWWGALTRSRRRGLNFFTTAFPNLLLLANGVRLNVLGEENLRKQRPAVFIFNHRNNADPVITASLLRDNWTGVGKKELQSDPVVGTLGKLVDTVFIDRDDPKAAVETMHEVEKMVAKGLSIMIAPEGTRLDTRTVGPFKKGPFRLAMAAGVPLVPIVIRNAEVIASRDSSTMNPGEVDIVVYPPLSVADWTLDDLPERIDEVRQLYLDTLKDWPEGELPVPEIYKKAPAKAAKKTPAKRAPAKKAAVKKAPVKKVPAKKAPAAESPNAEGRE; this is encoded by the coding sequence ATGAGCGACAAGGAGATGCGGCTGCCCGGGTCGGTCGCCGAGGTGATGGCCAGCCCGGAAGGGCCGCAGATCGGAGCGTTCTTCGATCTGGACGGAACCCTGGTGGCCGGGTTCACCGCGGTCATCCTCACCCAGGAACGCTTCCGCAGCCGCGATATGGGTATCGGTGAGCTGATCACGATGATCGCCGCCGGCCTCAACCATCAGCTCGGCCGGCTGGAGTTCGAAGAACTGATCACCAAGGCGTCCCAGGCCCTGCGTGGGCGGGCGATAAGCGATCTGCACGAAATCGGCGAGCGCATGTTCGTGCAGAAGATCGAAAACCGGATCTATCCCGAGATGCGCGAGCTGGTGCATGCGCATATGGAGCGCGGGCACACGGTGGTGCTCAGCTCGTCGGCGCTGACCATCCAGGTCGAACCGGTGGCGAACTTCCTGGGGATCAAGAACACCCTGACCAATCGGTTCGAGGTCGACGAGAACGACGTGCTGACCGGTGACGTGGTCCGGCCGATCCTGTGGGGGCCGGGCAAGGCCAACGCTGTGCAGAAGTTCGCCGCCGACAACGACATTGACCTCAAGGACTCCTACTTTTACGCCGACGGCGACGAGGACGTCGCGCTGATGTATCTGGTCGGCAATCCGCGGCCGACCAACCCCGAGGGCAAGATGGCCGCGGTGGCCCGCCGGCGGGGCTGGCCGATCCTGCAGTTCCACAGCCGCGGCGGCGGCGGGCTGATGGGTCAGGTTCGTACCCTGCTCGGTGTCGGCGCCCTGGTGCCTGCCGCGACCGGCGCGATCTGGTGGGGAGCACTCACCCGCAGCCGGCGGCGCGGGCTGAACTTCTTCACCACCGCATTCCCGAATCTGCTGCTGCTCGCAAACGGCGTGCGGCTCAACGTCCTTGGCGAAGAGAACCTCCGCAAGCAGCGCCCCGCGGTGTTCATCTTCAACCACCGCAACAACGCCGACCCCGTCATCACGGCGTCGCTGCTCCGGGACAACTGGACCGGCGTCGGCAAGAAAGAATTGCAGAGCGACCCCGTCGTCGGCACCCTGGGCAAGCTCGTCGACACCGTGTTCATCGACCGTGACGACCCCAAGGCTGCCGTCGAAACGATGCATGAGGTCGAGAAGATGGTGGCCAAAGGCCTGTCGATCATGATTGCGCCCGAAGGCACCCGGCTGGACACCCGGACCGTCGGCCCCTTCAAGAAGGGACCCTTCCGGCTGGCGATGGCCGCCGGAGTTCCGCTGGTGCCGATCGTGATCCGTAACGCCGAGGTGATCGCTTCCCGCGATTCCTCGACCATGAATCCGGGCGAAGTGGATATCGTTGTCTATCCGCCACTTTCGGTCGCGGACTGGACGCTCGACGATCTGCCGGAACGCATCGACGAGGTTCGCCAGTTGTATCTGGACACGCTCAAGGACTGGCCGGAGGGCGAACTGCCGGTGCCCGAGATTTACAAGAAGGCGCCCGCGAAGGCCGCCAAGAAGACACCCGCCAAGAGGGCGCCCGCCAAGAAGGCGGCGGTCAAGAAGGCGCCCGTCAAGAAGGTGCCGGCCAAGAAAGCTCCCGCCGCAGAGTCGCCGAATGCCGAGGGCCGCGAATGA